The Leptospira limi genome contains the following window.
AACTTTTGTCTATCTTGTGCTTCATTTATGTTGAGCATAGCCCAGTCAAATTCTTGCATGCTGAACCCTGCAGGTCCCATAGAAGCTATATTCACACCATCATATTGGACAGAACTTGTGAGTCCGTTGCGGTCCAGGTTTAAGTTTAACCCTGCCTTGTTATACCAATTTCCTTGACCAGGGATTGTATAACTTGCTCCAGCTGATGCCATCCCTTGTTGGATATCATAATTCAAGCTATAGTTGAACCCTTCTCTCGGCCCACGCCCTTCATTGTAATTAAGTCCAATTTGGGTAGATCCTTCACTATGAGAAAGAGTAACTTGGGAATCTTTAGTCCATCCATAACTTGCATCTAATGTGGTAGCTCCATGTTGGTAGAATCCAACACTTGCATTGGTCGTACTATTTCCAATTCCAATCATCCCACCATAACCACGATCTTTGTCGTAGCTAATTCCTAGTCCTACTGCGGATTGGGAAAATATTCCCATATCAGTACCAAAATCAAATGTGCCTGTTGCTCCCAAATAACCTAACACAGCATTCCCTGCTCCAGCAGCTATCCCATCGATTCCATTTCTGGATCCGTCTACGACTTGTACTGCCCCACGAACAATGACATTAAAAACTTTTTCAGATTTCTCCGCAAAATTAGCAATTTGAGATGCAATTTCACCTATTTGTCCAGCTGCACCAGCTAATTGCCCAGCAAGAGCAGCAATTCCAGTTGGTAATATAAACGAAGCTGCCAGTTTTGCAGTATCTCGTATGGCATCTGCTTGGACTTTCTTATCTGTCTTTCTTTGTTCATACTTTCCATATTCTTTTCGTACAATGGAGTTTACAATGTCCTTATCCCAGCCTTGTGCCTTGGCAATGGCAGTCACAAGAGCTTGTTGTCCTAACTCTTTGGCAATTCCTTCTTTATCACTTAACTTCAATACATTGGTTTGGTAAGACAATCCAGGACCAGACATACCCCATAATTGATTCGCTCCTGCAAGTGCTGCTTTCTCTCCATAAGTTGTATTCACATTACCTGCAAACATTAACCGATTTGCATCCTTTAGTGATGCCGCAAAGTCTCTATCCTTCATACCAAACGCATTGAAGGCTGTCTTAACAATCCCACCCACTACTCCAACTGCTTGGTCTAACACTCCCCATCTTGCATTGTTTGCTTTTCTTACCCGTGCTGCATCTCTGGCTCCAAGAAAGTCTGTACTTTGTTGGCTTACCAATTCTAGGGAGATTCCACTTCCTTCAGAGATAGCTCTATCCACATAACTCTTTGCCATAGCACGCTCGTTAGCCTTGATCTCAACAAGCCGGTCCTTCCTTGCTGTCACCCGGTCCATTGTAGAATTATACTGTTTGTCCCCTACTATCTCTTTTGTGATTGCAAGTCCGACTCCGGTAAAAGTTGTTAAGATCGGTCCAAAAAGTGGCAATTGAGTATACATAGAAATTATCGGATTAAACATTTTATTCAATGCTCTTTCTATACTACCACCGAGATCATTCACAGAGTAGTAATTCTCTCTAGCCTTGATCTTATTCTGTTCGATCCTTCCACGAACAAAGCTGAACGCATCAGACATCCTTTGCAGGTCTTCCATCGATCCACCTGTCGCTCGGATAAATGCTTCCGCTAAACTAGAATTGATCTTATCCTCTACTTTCCCCTTTATGGCTGCCTGCATACCAGCCATTCCACCGGTCAAATAAGCTAATGCTAATTCTTTTAATAAGGCTTCCTGGCTCTTTATCCCATCCACTGTCGTTTGGAATTTTTTCTCATTATATGTTTCTATCTTGCGAATTGATGTAACTGCGTTCTGTGCCGTTTTGTTTACTGCTACTAAATCAACTTCATAAAATGCTTTTAATTTTTCTGAGGACTGAGTGCTAAAATTTTCCCAATCAGATTGTCCCCATGTATCAAACAAATCCTTGCCCTTAGGTGCCATCACAGACATTACCTGCGCTAGATTGAATTTTCTAGTTTCTACCTGTGTCCCGTTAAAAAAGTTTTCCCCTTCTCGGCGTAATATTTGTCCGTTATTAATAACACGCGTTAAAGTTGCTACATTCGTCTGCTTATCGATCGTATAATCAAAATCTTTGCGTAGTAAATTCTTTCCATTTGATGTCATACACTTCGCAGGATCTTCATAACAACTTCCAAATTGTTCCTTCTCTGCCTGACTCAAACTCTCATAATCTTTAAAGATCCCTAACTTGATCTCTTCCGATCGATCAAGTTTCCTAACTACCTTACCTTCCTTGTATTCATAACCCAAACTACTCAACTCATCGAGTCTTCCCTTATGAACAACATCAGAGAAACAATCTTTTTTTGGATCCGCTTTGGCCTGGCACTTCTCCATCTCCAATTGGTATCTGGCGCTGTTGGTTAATTCTTTTAAGATTCTATTGATTGCTGCTTCGTCGTTTAAGCCTGTATCTTTATACTGGCCATCTACCATCGTTCCAATCTCTACTGACGAATACTCTATATTCCAACTGTTGCGATTCAGCATCTTCTCTTGCTCTCGGAATGCAAGTTCCCTGTTGCTATCATTTACAGATATTAACTGTGAGTATTGGTAGATACCTGTAGTTGTCCCTTGGATAATGGAACTAAATTCCTTTCCTCCAATCTCCAAACTCGTGCTAACTGACTTCTGATTGAACGCTCCAAGTAAGGTGTAACTTCCTGTGTTCGACTCCCCTGCTTGCAATCTTGTCGTTGCATTCAAAAAGGAATCAACTGGTTGGTCCGTGAATGTAAATCCCTGATTCGCGATACTCTCTATCTTTGTGGTAAAACTATCCACGAGTGTGCTTAGTCCCACGGGTCTAGTTACTGATGCATTACTTCCTGTCGAAATAGCTCGGATCTCTGTTCTTACGTCTGTTAGTGCTGCTTTACCTGACTGAGCATTGGCACTTAACTCTGACCATTGGAGGTACCCGTCTCTATATTCATTTTGTGAATTTGCTATCCACGCTTGTCTCTCTGCTTCTAGAGATGCTAAAGATGCCTCGTAATCTGCTTGTGCCTTGTCCTTTGCTATTTGAGCTTGTGCCTTCCATTCCGTATAAAATTTGTCATAGTTCGCTACTTGGGCTTCCCAATTTTGTACTGCTGGTAAAATCTCAGTATTATATTTTCCCACCTGACCTTGCATAGATGAGTCTATACCTTGCCAATAATTCGCCTGCGATTCAATCGCTACGTCTTTCACACTGTAAGAAATTGCAAGTGCCACACTATCCATTTGGTGTTGATCCACTATACAACCGACACCAAGAGCACATCGTAGCGCTGCCCATTGGTTCCAGCCTGTTTGTCCTGGAAGTCCAAAAAAAGCATAGTTGTTAGCACCTGCTAACATATTTCCTTCAGTTCCACTGCGATCTAAGTAAGCAAGTTGGAATCCTAAAATTTTTGCATTATTTCTCTGTTCGATATCTCTTGCAAAAGCATTTGCTAAGTGAATTTGGGTTAACTCTTTTCCAGGTCCAAGGAATCCTCGAAGAACATTACTAAGTTGCGTATAACTTGAATCCTGATTGTTATAATCCTTTTGTAGGGCATCGACAAGGCTCAATAATTGCCAATTATTGTCTCCTTCCCCTGTCCACCAACTCGCAGTCGTCACACTTGACCAATAATCAAACCCACCATACCTTACCGATGACTCTAAATTCGCTTTTGTTCCGCTGGAATATTGATAACCGCTATCATATGCATTATCAGAAAGAACATACTGCACAAATGGATTTGTTTGGAGTGATGTTACCCAAGGATTATACTTATTAAACTCCGAATCTGCTCCGATTTGTTGGTCCGATAAAAAATCTCGCATCTGCTGAGAAAACAATGTCAATTCCATCGTTGGATTTAACGTGTTATCATTTAGCTTCGGTTTGATTAAATCCACTAAGCTTTGTAGCTTCTGCCCCGCCTGGTTCAAATTATTATTTGAATCCCTGTATACGCAGCCATATCGCTCCGCACATGACTTAGCGAGTTCCTCTTCGAAGCTCGTGATCACAGAGCGGATGCT
Protein-coding sequences here:
- a CDS encoding TIGR04388 family protein, with product QRLQSEIQAAANSWSQNFNLNFQQGINDFTTAFGNIESNYQNLLNSIDANDQAFQANLNAINEYKSFVKDSIRSVITSFEEELAKSCAERYGCVYRDSNNNLNQAGQKLQSLVDLIKPKLNDNTLNPTMELTLFSQQMRDFLSDQQIGADSEFNKYNPWVTSLQTNPFVQYVLSDNAYDSGYQYSSGTKANLESSVRYGGFDYWSSVTTASWWTGEGDNNWQLLSLVDALQKDYNNQDSSYTQLSNVLRGFLGPGKELTQIHLANAFARDIEQRNNAKILGFQLAYLDRSGTEGNMLAGANNYAFFGLPGQTGWNQWAALRCALGVGCIVDQHQMDSVALAISYSVKDVAIESQANYWQGIDSSMQGQVGKYNTEILPAVQNWEAQVANYDKFYTEWKAQAQIAKDKAQADYEASLASLEAERQAWIANSQNEYRDGYLQWSELSANAQSGKAALTDVRTEIRAISTGSNASVTRPVGLSTLVDSFTTKIESIANQGFTFTDQPVDSFLNATTRLQAGESNTGSYTLLGAFNQKSVSTSLEIGGKEFSSIIQGTTTGIYQYSQLISVNDSNRELAFREQEKMLNRNSWNIEYSSVEIGTMVDGQYKDTGLNDEAAINRILKELTNSARYQLEMEKCQAKADPKKDCFSDVVHKGRLDELSSLGYEYKEGKVVRKLDRSEEIKLGIFKDYESLSQAEKEQFGSCYEDPAKCMTSNGKNLLRKDFDYTIDKQTNVATLTRVINNGQILRREGENFFNGTQVETRKFNLAQVMSVMAPKGKDLFDTWGQSDWENFSTQSSEKLKAFYEVDLVAVNKTAQNAVTSIRKIETYNEKKFQTTVDGIKSQEALLKELALAYLTGGMAGMQAAIKGKVEDKINSSLAEAFIRATGGSMEDLQRMSDAFSFVRGRIEQNKIKARENYYSVNDLGGSIERALNKMFNPIISMYTQLPLFGPILTTFTGVGLAITKEIVGDKQYNSTMDRVTARKDRLVEIKANERAMAKSYVDRAISEGSGISLELVSQQSTDFLGARDAARVRKANNARWGVLDQAVGVVGGIVKTAFNAFGMKDRDFAASLKDANRLMFAGNVNTTYGEKAALAGANQLWGMSGPGLSYQTNVLKLSDKEGIAKELGQQALVTAIAKAQGWDKDIVNSIVRKEYGKYEQRKTDKKVQADAIRDTAKLAASFILPTGIAALAGQLAGAAGQIGEIASQIANFAEKSEKVFNVIVRGAVQVVDGSRNGIDGIAAGAGNAVLGYLGATGTFDFGTDMGIFSQSAVGLGISYDKDRGYGGMIGIGNSTTNASVGFYQHGATTLDASYGWTKDSQVTLSHSEGSTQIGLNYNEGRGPREGFNYSLNYDIQQGMASAGASYTIPGQGNWYNKAGLNLNLDRNGLTSSVQYDGVNIASMGPAGFSMQEFDWAMLNINEAQDRQK